In one window of Janthinobacterium sp. 1_2014MBL_MicDiv DNA:
- a CDS encoding peroxiredoxin, translating to MPDFSAAMTSGKTFQLLGRPAKATVLFFYPKDNTPGCTTENIAFRDAYPQFVAAGVEIYGISRDSLRSHESFKAKLELPFELISDPDEAVCLLFNVMKMKQMYGKTVRGVERSTFVIDAQGRLVKEWRGVKVATHVEEVLEFVAHLN from the coding sequence ATGCCCGACTTTAGCGCCGCAATGACCAGCGGCAAAACCTTTCAGTTGCTGGGCCGTCCGGCCAAGGCCACGGTCCTGTTTTTCTATCCGAAGGACAATACCCCGGGTTGCACCACCGAAAACATTGCGTTTCGCGACGCCTATCCGCAATTCGTCGCCGCCGGCGTGGAAATCTACGGCATCAGCCGCGATTCCCTGCGCTCGCACGAAAGCTTCAAGGCCAAGCTGGAGCTGCCATTCGAGCTCATTTCCGACCCCGACGAGGCCGTTTGCCTGCTGTTTAACGTCATGAAGATGAAACAGATGTACGGCAAGACCGTGCGCGGCGTCGAACGCAGCACGTTTGTGATTGACGCCCAGGGCCGATTGGTGAAAGAATGGAGAGGCGTGAAGGTCGCAACTCACGTGGAAGAAGTGCTGGAATTCGTAGCGCATCTGAATTGA